The Agromyces sp. G08B096 DNA window TCGAATGGGTCACGACCGACCACGAGTTCGGGGCGATCCTCGCGGCGCACCACCTCTACGAGGAGGGTCACCGACGTCTCGCGCTCGCACTGCAGCGCGACTCCCCCACCGCCGAGCACCTCCGCCGCGGCTGGGCGAACGGCCTCGCCGACCTCGGCCTCCGCGCCGCTGCGTCGTTCGAGTTCGCCCTGGAGGACCTCGACGGCGCCGGGCGCGAGCGCACGCTCGCCGAGCTCGTCGACCGCTGCCTCGCCTCCGGCACCACCGCGCTGCTCGTGCACGCCGACCCGCAGGCCATCCATCTCGCGCATCAGGTCCGCGATCGCGGCCTGCGGATCCCCGAAGACCTCGCGATCGTCGCGTACGACGACGAGATCGCCGAGCAGGGCGAGCCGCCCATCACCGCGCTGCGGCCTCCGAAGGCGCAGATCGGCCGGCTCGCGGTGGAGACGCTGGTCGCCCGGCTCGATGAGGGCCCCGGCCGCCCGGTGCAGCGCACGCAGACCCTGCCCGAGCTCATCGTGCGGGCGTCGTCGCGCCGGCTCGCCTGAGACGCCTCGACGGCGGACTCCTCAACGAGGGATGCCTCGCGCTCGCGCCCAGCCGCCTATCCTGATCCGATGCTGAAGGAGTT harbors:
- a CDS encoding substrate-binding domain-containing protein is translated as MNDARAPRFAIERRERILDELRRQGAVSVRELAAELGVTEITVRRDIGALADQGLLTRVHGGATLRSPLDRTVPRAADAAHARYRIGMVVPSLSYYWPQIVIGARAAASAAQAQLVLRGASYDPADQRRQIQALVETGGVHGLVVGPETSGRDGAAILTWLDGLDLPVVLAERRAPAALALQRLEWVTTDHEFGAILAAHHLYEEGHRRLALALQRDSPTAEHLRRGWANGLADLGLRAAASFEFALEDLDGAGRERTLAELVDRCLASGTTALLVHADPQAIHLAHQVRDRGLRIPEDLAIVAYDDEIAEQGEPPITALRPPKAQIGRLAVETLVARLDEGPGRPVQRTQTLPELIVRASSRRLA